The following proteins are co-located in the Heliorestis convoluta genome:
- the serA gene encoding phosphoglycerate dehydrogenase produces the protein MRVLVCDPISQQGIEVFQAAGNIEVDVKLKQTEDEIVNIVADYEGIIVRSETKITKKIIEAADKLKVIGRAGVGVDNIDVEAATQKGVVVVNAPEGNTIAAAELTLGHIIALARNIAPANDALKGGTWARSKYVGLELKGKKLGILGMGKIGSEVAKRARAFDMIVYAYDPFVSEERARNIGVQVKDLDTVIREADIISIHMPKTKDTYRLLNAEKFSMMKDGVYIVNCARGGIVDEEALYEAVTSGKVAGAGLDVFEKEPMTESPLFGLEQVLVTPHLGASTKEAQVNVAVDVAHDIVKVLRGEAVSAAVNIPAVKPELMAIFKPYLDLVERLGRFIGQVTDGHIEKISLTYAGDLAQYNVNPLTTTILKGLLRPTLQDAVNYVNAPFVAKARGIKVTETKTVDMDDYANLITLEVVTSKGTKKVSGTIMQKEPRFVRIDDFSLDMAPIGHMLVMPHIDKPRIIGRTGTIIGEHDVNIAGMHLGRKELGGPAIAILNIDGTVPEAALNQLKEIDGVIDVKYVNLQ, from the coding sequence CGCTGGCAACATTGAAGTCGATGTAAAACTAAAGCAGACTGAAGATGAGATTGTCAACATAGTGGCTGATTACGAAGGAATTATTGTTCGTTCAGAGACAAAAATTACGAAAAAAATTATTGAAGCAGCCGACAAACTAAAAGTTATTGGTCGGGCTGGTGTGGGCGTAGACAACATTGACGTAGAAGCAGCCACCCAAAAAGGGGTTGTTGTGGTCAATGCACCAGAAGGCAACACCATTGCAGCAGCAGAACTTACCTTAGGACACATTATTGCTCTAGCTCGTAATATTGCACCTGCCAATGATGCTCTTAAAGGTGGAACTTGGGCAAGAAGTAAGTATGTTGGACTGGAATTAAAAGGCAAAAAGCTGGGCATACTCGGAATGGGTAAGATTGGATCTGAAGTTGCCAAAAGAGCAAGAGCTTTTGACATGATTGTATACGCCTATGATCCTTTCGTATCAGAAGAGCGGGCTCGAAACATTGGCGTTCAAGTTAAAGACCTTGATACAGTGATTCGAGAAGCTGATATTATTTCCATTCACATGCCCAAAACGAAAGACACCTATCGTCTTTTGAATGCTGAAAAGTTTTCCATGATGAAAGATGGCGTCTATATCGTGAACTGCGCTCGTGGTGGCATTGTGGATGAAGAAGCGCTTTATGAAGCTGTTACTTCTGGCAAAGTGGCTGGAGCCGGTCTTGACGTTTTCGAAAAAGAACCGATGACCGAAAGCCCTCTTTTTGGTTTAGAGCAAGTGCTCGTCACACCACACCTCGGTGCATCCACGAAAGAAGCACAAGTCAACGTTGCTGTTGATGTCGCTCATGATATTGTTAAAGTCCTTCGTGGTGAAGCCGTTAGCGCTGCTGTCAATATTCCTGCCGTAAAACCGGAGTTAATGGCCATCTTCAAGCCTTATCTCGATCTAGTAGAAAGACTGGGCCGTTTTATCGGTCAAGTTACAGACGGTCATATCGAAAAAATTTCTCTAACCTATGCTGGCGATCTGGCTCAATACAATGTCAATCCGCTGACAACAACGATCCTCAAGGGATTGCTTCGTCCTACCTTACAAGATGCTGTGAACTATGTAAACGCTCCTTTCGTAGCTAAAGCGAGAGGTATCAAAGTAACAGAAACGAAGACTGTCGATATGGATGACTATGCCAACTTGATTACTCTAGAAGTGGTTACTAGCAAAGGAACGAAAAAAGTATCTGGCACTATTATGCAGAAAGAGCCTCGCTTTGTTCGCATTGATGACTTCAGTCTCGATATGGCGCCGATTGGGCATATGCTTGTAATGCCTCATATTGATAAGCCTCGGATCATTGGTCGAACAGGTACGATCATTGGGGAACATGATGTAAATATCGCAGGTATGCACTTAGGAAGAAAAGAACTAGGGGGTCCTGCTATCGCCATCTTAAATATCGATGGCACAGTTCCAGAAGCTGCCTTGAATCAACTGAAAGAAATTGACGGCGTTATTGATGTGAAGTACGTCAACTTACAGTAA
- the serS gene encoding serine--tRNA ligase — protein sequence MLDLKYVRAYPEVVQQALNRRGTQLSLEDFLELDKQRRKVLVEVEALKSQRNQVSEEIARKKKAKENAEAMILAMRQVGEEIKKLDEQVGQIEEEMKKILYFIPNLPHQSVPEGSSEDDNVTVRTWGEPTSFDFPVKAHWDLGEDLKILDFQRGAKITGARFTVYKGLGARLERALISFMLDQHAKANYEEVLPPVIVNRQSMLGTGQLPKFEEDMFHLEGTDYYLIPTAEVPVTNLYSNEILDGAQLPIYHCAYSACFRAEAGAAGRDTRGLIRQHQFNKVELVKFTEPEKSYEELEKLTQNAENILQLLGLPYRVVALCSGDLGFSAAKTYDIEVWLPSFQTYREISSCSNFEDFQARRANIRYRTTPKSKPEYVHTLNGSGLAIGRTVAAILENYQQPDGSVIIPEVLRPYMGVTSIDVP from the coding sequence TTGCTCGATCTAAAGTATGTACGTGCTTACCCTGAAGTTGTTCAGCAAGCACTAAATCGAAGAGGTACCCAACTATCGCTAGAAGATTTTTTAGAATTGGACAAGCAACGCCGCAAAGTGCTAGTAGAAGTAGAAGCACTGAAATCGCAGCGCAATCAAGTATCTGAAGAAATTGCCCGCAAGAAAAAAGCCAAAGAAAATGCAGAAGCAATGATTCTGGCCATGCGCCAAGTTGGCGAAGAAATTAAAAAGCTCGATGAACAAGTTGGGCAAATTGAAGAGGAAATGAAAAAGATCCTCTACTTTATTCCCAATCTGCCTCACCAGTCAGTACCAGAAGGTTCTTCGGAAGATGATAACGTAACGGTACGTACTTGGGGAGAACCAACTAGCTTCGACTTTCCTGTCAAAGCACACTGGGATCTTGGTGAAGATTTGAAAATCCTAGATTTTCAAAGAGGCGCTAAAATTACAGGGGCTCGTTTCACAGTCTACAAAGGATTGGGCGCACGCTTAGAAAGAGCTTTAATCAGTTTTATGCTCGATCAGCATGCTAAAGCAAACTATGAAGAGGTTTTGCCACCTGTCATCGTCAATCGACAGTCTATGCTAGGGACAGGTCAGCTCCCTAAGTTCGAAGAAGACATGTTTCATCTAGAAGGAACCGATTATTACTTAATACCAACGGCAGAAGTACCTGTAACAAATCTCTATAGCAATGAAATTCTCGATGGCGCACAGTTGCCTATCTACCATTGTGCTTATTCTGCCTGTTTTCGAGCTGAAGCTGGCGCAGCTGGGCGAGACACAAGAGGCTTAATTCGTCAACATCAGTTTAACAAAGTTGAACTGGTGAAGTTTACAGAGCCAGAAAAATCATATGAAGAACTGGAAAAGCTTACACAAAATGCTGAAAATATATTACAACTCTTGGGCTTGCCCTATCGAGTCGTAGCGCTCTGTTCCGGTGATCTTGGTTTTTCCGCAGCAAAGACTTATGACATTGAAGTATGGCTCCCTAGCTTTCAGACCTATCGAGAAATCTCTTCTTGCTCTAATTTCGAAGACTTTCAGGCACGTCGGGCCAACATTCGTTATCGAACAACACCGAAAAGCAAGCCAGAGTATGTTCACACACTGAATGGTTCTGGATTGGCCATTGGACGAACGGTAGCCGCTATCTTAGAAAATTATCAACAGCCTGATGGCTCTGTTATCATACCTGAAGTTTTACGTCCCTACATGGGCGTGACGTCTATTGATGTTCCTTAA